The Rhizoctonia solani chromosome 14, complete sequence genome has a segment encoding these proteins:
- a CDS encoding CFEM domain protein: MRVSIVLAALAAVASATSVSKRQIPDCATTCIMSADVGTCGRDNTCLCKSDAFVNSTYSCIASTCKGNDLEQAVAAARALCIAAGVTLTQTVPASTGATGTGATPTATSPLLRLPPPPRREAMVPSVSLVPL; encoded by the exons ATGCGTGTCTCCATCGTCCTCGCTGCCCTTGCTGCTGTTGCATCCGCCACCTCTGTTAGCAAACGCCAGATCCCCGACTGCGCGACGA CATGCATTATGTCTGCCGATGTCGGTACCTGCGGCAGGGATAACACTTGCTTGTGCAAGTCGGACGCTTTCGTCAACTCGACCTACAGTTGTATCGCCAGCACCTGCAAAGGCAATGATCTTGAGCAGGCTGTGGCTGCTGCTCGTGCTCTTTGCATCGCTGCT GGTGTTACTTTGACTCAAACCGTGCCCGCCTCCACCGGAGCCACTGGAACAGGGGCCACTCCTACTGCCACATCCCCAC TACTTCGtctcccaccaccacctcgtCGGGAAGCAATGGTGCCATCAGTCTCTCTGGTTCCCCTATGA
- a CDS encoding tRNA(His) guanylyltransferase: MHTDVSSTSEYNPFRRNKTEQRNDDFSGLSIGYNITQFNFNGEHALPIRSILRASRPLAPNTHLVLRIDGHAFHKFSDAHGFQKPNDERALKLMDHAAQTVMEEYPDIVLGFGESDEFRFSDAHGFQKPNDERALKLMDHAAQTVMEEYPDIVLGLAKAMNLVSYSRNRRSFTIGGKGQQDSIYATSLFTSAYVFNWKTHFPDTELKYPHHLMEEQADTHINNLYNTTFWALVQGGGMTAREAETRLKGTLSKDKHEILFSNYGINYNGLPETIKKGSVLVREVIQSESPEVANPDRPKGNVNIADISDPAISSQNVQDIAKNKPKRALPNIVRVIHVDIIKEEFWSARPELLDS; this comes from the exons ATGCACACCGATGTTTCTTCAACTTCCGAGTACAATCCGTTTAGACGGAACAAGACGGAACAAAGAAATGATGATTTTTCCG GCTTGTCAATCGGATACAACATCACTCAATTCAATTTTAATGGCGAACACGCGCTTCCAATACGTTCGATCCTTCGAGCTTCCCGACCCCTTGCTCCTAATACGCACCTCGTCTTGCGCATAGATGGGCACGCATTCCATAA ATTCTCGGATGCTCATGGATTCCAGAAACCCAACGACGAACGAGCCCTAAAGCTCATGGATCACGCTGCGCAGACTGTGATGGAAGAATACCCGGATATTGTACTCGGATTTGGCGAAAGCGACGAATTTAG ATTCTCGGATGCTCATGGATTCCAGAAACCCAACGACGAACGAGCCCTAAAGCTCATGGATCACGCTGCGCAGACTGTGATGGAAGAATACCCGGATATTGTACTCGGATTGGCGAAAGCGATGAATTTAG TTTCCTATTCAAGAAATCGACGAAGCTTTACAATCGGCGGCAAAG GACAGCAAGATAGTATCTATGCTACCTCTCTCTTCACATCTGCATATGTTTTCAATTGGAAAACGCACTTCCCAGATACCGAGCTCAAATATCCCCATCATTTGATGGAAGA GCAGGCTGACA CGCATATAAATAACCTATACAACACCACCTTTTGGGCCTTGGTCCAGGGAGGCGGAATGACCGCCCGTGAGGCAGAGACGCGGCTCAAA GGAACCTTATCCAAAGATAAACACGAAATCTTGTTCTCAAATTATGGGATCAACTATAATGGCCTTCCAGAAACGATCAAAAAGGGAAGTGTGCTTGTACGCGAG GTTATACAAAGTGAATCTCCTGAAGTGGCAAACCCGGATAGACCAAAAGGGAACGTCAATATTGCCGATATCAGCGACCCTGCGATAAGTTCTCAAAACGTGCAGGAC ATCGCGAAAAACAAGCCAAAACGGGCACTGCCCAACATTGTGCGCGTCATTCATGtggatatcatcaaggagGAATTTTGGTCTGCTCGACCAGAGTTACTCGATTCTTAA
- a CDS encoding Cellulase (glycosyl hydrolase family 5 protein) has product MRSTIVAAASVALLARAAPSPKYVKTDGTRFELDGKPFYFAGTNCYWCSFTANMSDVEIAFNEASKAGLNVIRTWGFNEVNVTRVPGGLPDYGGEGAGPTQIYYQSWDKGKPTINYGDNGLKHLDKVVALAEKKGIKLVVALTNNWADYGGMDVYNVNLGGQYHDSFFVEPKIKAAFKNYVQAVVSRYRKSPAIFSWKSRKIDGSHMISTGEEGFFNFPGDPDWAYNGADGTDFYAIPSSLPSRTEPSTLVLNFTAQHGIAQKKIGKPVVWEEYGWMTPEARLENLGIVSNYTRLQAIGPWQKAVLEHKLAGDQFWQLGISNLSFGRLPTTDSPSILTIRGQDTGI; this is encoded by the exons ATGCGTTCAACAATCGTTGCCGCTGCCAGTGTGGCGCTCCTTGCTAGAGCAGCACCTTCCCCCAAATACGTCAAAACCGATGGGACTCGCTTTGAGTTGGACGGAAAACCATTCTACTTTGCGGGTACCAATTGCTATTGGTGCAGTTTTACCGCA AATATGTCAGATGTCGAGATCGCATTCAACGAGGCGAGCAAGGCTGGGTTGAATGTCATCCGTACCTGGGGTTTCAATGAAGT GAACGTGACCCGTGTGCCGGGAGGCCTTCCCGATTACGGTGGCGAGGGTGCTGGCCCAACTCAGATCTACTATCAGAGTTGggacaagggaaaacctacCATTA ATTACGGTGATAACGGTCTGAAGCACCTTGACAAGGTCGTAGCTCTGGCAGAGAAGAAGGGCATTAAACTTGTTGTTGCACTCACTAACAACTGGGCCGATTATGGTGGAATGGACGTTTACAA TGTTAACCTCGGAGGACAGTATCATGATAGC TTCTTCGTAGAACCCAAGATTAAGGCCGCGTTCAAAAACTATGTCCAAGCCGTTGTTTCCCGCTATCGCAAGAGCCCTGCTATCTTCTCCTGGAAATCTCGc AAAATCGATGGATCGCACATGATAAGTACTGGTGAAGAAGGCTTCTTCAACTTCCCTGGAGACCCCGACTGGGCATACAATGGTGCTGACGGTACCGATTTCTATGCCATACCAAGCTCTCTGCCATCTCGTACGGAACCTTCCACTCT GGTCCTTAACTTCACGGCTCAACACGGGATTGCTCAAAAGAAAATCGGCAAACCTGTAGTCTGGGAGGAG TACGGCTGGATGACACCCGAGGCACgccttgaaaaccttggaATTGTGTCCAACTATACCCGCCTTCAAGCCATTGGTCCCTGGCAAAAAGCTGTTCTCGAACACAAGCTCGCTGGTGATCAGTTCTGGCAACTTGGTATTAGCAATCTCTCGTTCGGTCGCTTACCA ACGACGGATTCACCATCTATCTTGACGATCCGAGGCCAAGACACTGGTATATGA
- a CDS encoding glycoside hydrolase family 127 protein translates to MAASLVMGQVPVPPRSDREAEAEPELADKIGKTDYIFVDEVYQTCKPRVLRQWLLDIGFSKDKSELAEAIDAWNRIYKYHGRPSGIFAADEFLAGLDPVRGTELCWLCGYLFQATGDSSVAERVERQAYNALPATITGDMWAHQYVQQQNQIAAQTMLPNPFPSDGPEANIFGLEPDYPCCTVNHMQGFPKFVAAAFLKTLDEGGLVQVYNGPFQVETTLRGGNHVSIIVETTYPFGDTLDINITAEHSFDYFINLPHWAVEEKRVVVKVNLRQGLPVDIESGLLRLRANAGNSKFRISYNPPIIVEPRPRDTVALHRGALHYAYDIPRKNEARAVDLNMTPSGPWQYAIDPSTARYEQISNDVHSPVFDHNGSSNHIAVLACIIKWEIGGQMFANPPPENPECVGPMETIRLIPYGRLVDQIEDQ, encoded by the exons ATGGCAGCCTCGCTGGTTATGGGGCAGGTACCCGTTCCTCCTCGGAGCGATAGGGAGGCCGAGGCGGAACCTGAGCTTGCGGACAAG ATTGGCAAAACAGATTATATATTCGTTGATGAAGTTTATCAAACTTGCAAGCCGAGGGTCTTAAGGCAATGGCTGTTGGATATCGGTTTTAGCAAGGACAAATCCG AATTGGCCGAGGCAATCGATGCATGGAATAGAATTTACAAATATCATGGAAGGCCATCTGGGATATTTGCAGCTG ACGAATTCCTGGCCGGGCTTGATCCCGTGCGCGG AACCGAGTTGTGTTGGTTGTG TGGATATTTGTTCCAAGCTACGGGCGACTCCTCCGTGGCCGAGCGG GTCGAACGTCAAGCATACAACGCCTTGCCAGCAACCATTACAGGAG ATATGTGGGCTCATCAATATGTCCAGCAACAAAATCAGATTGCAGCTCAAACTATGTTGCCCAACCCATTCCCGTCTGATGG ACCAGAAGCGAACATTTTTGGTCTAGAGCCAGATTATCC ATGCTGCACAGTCAATCATATGCAGGGATTTCCGAAGTTTGTAGCCGCTGCATTTTTGAAAACTCTAGATGAGGGTGGTCTTGTACAAGTTTATAACGGGCCATTCCAAGTCGAGACTACTTTACGTGGGG GAAATCATGTTAGCATTATAGTCGAGACTACTTATCCTTTTGGTGATACGCTTGACATCAACATAACTGCTGAGCATTCATTCGACTATTTCATCAATTTACCACATTGGGCGGTTGAAGAAAAACGTGTGGTTGTGAAGGTCAATTTACGCCAGGGTTTACCTGTTGATATCGAATCAGGCCTACTTCGACTTAGAGCTAACGCTGGGAACTCGAAATTCCGGATATCATACAATCCTCCTATTATTGTCGAACCTCGTCCGAGGGATACGGTAGCGTTACACCG CGGAGCGCTTCACTATGCATATGATATTCCCAGAAAG AACGAGGCACGTGCAGTGGACTTGAACATGACACCCAGTGGTCCATGGCAGTACGCGATTGACCCGTCAACTGCCCGCTATGAGCAAATATCCAATGATGTCCATTCGCCAGTCTTCGACCACAACGGATCGTCTAATCATATAGCAGTCTTGGCTTGTATTATCAAATGGGAGATCGGTGGGCAGATGTTTGCGAACCCTCCGCCAGAGAACCCAGAATGTGTAGGCCCTATGGAGACTATCCGGCTTATCCCATACGGG CGTCTAGTCGACCAAATTGAGGATCAGTGA
- a CDS encoding ribosomal protein L31e, with amino-acid sequence MKLASTTPPLTSAIRFASGVPVITVKTHPLAVLKTNGSHKIRQKGMQLTGKTRSALQDVVTREYTIHLHKHVHGRSFKKRAPWAVKSVVTFAQKSMGVKDELWKQGVKNVPHRVRVKLERKRNDDEDAKEKLYVYASHVPVPSFKGLQTLVVEAE; translated from the exons ATGAAACTAGCCAGTACCACACCGCCTCTCACTTCCGCTATCCGATTTGCTTCCGGCGTCCCCGTCATCACCGTCAAGACCCACCCCCTCGCCGTCCTCAAAACAAATG GCTCGCACAAAATCCGACAAAAAGGCATGCAGCTC ACGGGCAAGACCCGCTCCGCGCTCCAGGACGTCGTTACCAGGGAATACACTATTCACCTGCACAAGCACGTGCACGGTCGCTCTTTCAAGAAGCGTGCACCATGGGCCGTCAAGTCGGTCGTCACCTTTGCTCAAAAG TCGATGGGTGTCAAGGAC GAGTTGTGGAAGCAGGGTGTTAAGAACGTTCCTCACCGGGTCCGCGTCAAGCTTGAGC GCAAGCGAAATGACGACGAAGACGCAAAAGAGAAGCTCTATGTCTACGCATCGCATGTCCCCGTTCCCTCCTTCAAG GGACTGCAAACTCTTGTTGTCGAGGCAGAGTGA